The Desulfocurvus vexinensis DSM 17965 genome includes a window with the following:
- a CDS encoding DUF4406 domain-containing protein produces the protein MKRIFVCSPFAGDITRNVRVAEALCRRVMRRGHAPFAPHLLYPTFTDDSVPEQRETGIACGLAYMECCDEVWAFTGNGISSGMRLELDRAGQLGKPIIEIAEV, from the coding sequence ATGAAACGCATCTTTGTCTGCAGCCCGTTCGCGGGCGACATAACCCGAAACGTCAGGGTCGCCGAGGCGCTTTGCCGTCGGGTCATGAGACGCGGTCACGCGCCGTTCGCGCCGCACCTGTTGTATCCGACCTTTACCGATGACAGCGTTCCCGAGCAGCGGGAGACTGGCATCGCCTGCGGCCTGGCCTACATGGAATGTTGCGACGAGGTGTGGGCGTTCACCGGCAACGGCATTTCCAGCGGCATGCGGCTGGAACTCGACCGGGCCGGACAACTGGGCAAGCCGATCATCGAGATCGCCGAGGTGTAA